The following proteins come from a genomic window of Patescibacteria group bacterium:
- a CDS encoding putative glycoside hydrolase, which translates to MFFTKKPITKKFFLLFVAVLFAGFLFFPQKSQAAENDTYPKLANYFTGWDLTNADIGQLAKWDLVILTPQAVERQPKILTTLRQKNPRIKILVYVLMEEINNEMPIINASPFYQQIYQKVNQNNWWLKTADGQHVAWWPKTWMINVTNSNAKEAWNDFLPQLVYNNFLTNNDWDGVFFDNVWDNVSWLNKPIDTNNDSLADSPALMDQRWQEGITKVLTAIKKLAPDKIIVINANSNNYNNLLNGRMKENFPNQSEGYWTGAMKNYLTSQVGYQPQYYIINSNTKNTGSKDDYRNFRFGLTSTLLGNGYYSFDYGDQGHTNVWWFDEYNFFLGKGVSDPKNLLAADSKEVKPGVWQRDFQNALVIVNSTEQAQKINFDEEYEKIKGSQDTSTNNGSIVKSLTLKAHDGVILLRRIEEIKNTPYYNGSFVRAFNKLGDSVRNGFFIYDKQFKGNTLVAKKDINKDGRLETISADLAKISIFDANNILLDSFYPYGQAYNKGLNFAITDFENDGFFEIVTGTMRGYAPLVKVFNYKGEAQGEGFYAYAKTYLGGVNVAAGDTNGNGQKEIVTGAGYMGGPQVRIFDKNGKILSGGFFAYSKDFRGGVNVACGDIDGNGIDEIVTGAGYGGSSHVRYFNSKFQPLSPGFWAFGKNSKTGVRVFLNDLDGDGKQEILAASPDTFTTAIK; encoded by the coding sequence ATGATACTTATCCAAAATTAGCAAATTATTTTACTGGCTGGGATTTGACCAATGCTGACATAGGCCAATTAGCCAAATGGGATTTAGTAATCTTAACTCCTCAAGCCGTAGAAAGACAGCCGAAAATTTTAACGACATTAAGGCAAAAAAATCCGCGCATAAAAATCTTGGTCTATGTTTTGATGGAAGAAATTAATAATGAAATGCCGATTATTAATGCCTCGCCCTTTTATCAGCAAATTTACCAAAAAGTCAACCAAAATAATTGGTGGCTTAAGACTGCAGATGGCCAACACGTGGCCTGGTGGCCTAAAACCTGGATGATTAATGTGACAAATTCAAATGCGAAAGAGGCCTGGAATGATTTTTTACCACAGCTTGTTTATAATAATTTCCTAACAAATAATGATTGGGATGGCGTATTTTTTGATAATGTTTGGGATAACGTATCATGGCTGAATAAACCTATTGATACAAACAATGACAGCCTGGCGGATTCTCCTGCCTTAATGGACCAAAGATGGCAAGAGGGAATAACTAAAGTATTAACCGCAATAAAAAAACTGGCGCCTGATAAAATAATTGTTATTAACGCAAATTCTAACAATTATAATAATTTGCTTAATGGCCGCATGAAAGAAAATTTTCCAAACCAGAGTGAAGGCTATTGGACTGGCGCCATGAAAAATTATTTAACCAGCCAGGTCGGTTACCAACCGCAATATTATATTATTAATTCAAACACCAAGAATACCGGATCCAAAGATGATTACCGCAATTTTCGCTTTGGCTTAACTTCAACTTTACTCGGCAATGGCTATTATAGTTTTGACTATGGAGACCAAGGCCATACTAATGTCTGGTGGTTTGATGAATATAATTTCTTTTTGGGCAAAGGCGTAAGCGATCCCAAAAACTTGCTGGCTGCCGACTCCAAGGAAGTCAAACCCGGAGTCTGGCAAAGGGATTTTCAAAATGCCTTAGTTATAGTTAATTCAACTGAACAGGCTCAAAAAATTAATTTTGATGAGGAATATGAAAAAATTAAAGGATCCCAGGATACTTCTACTAATAACGGCTCTATTGTTAAAAGCCTGACGCTCAAAGCTCATGATGGTGTTATTCTCTTGCGCCGTATTGAAGAAATAAAAAACACACCTTATTATAATGGCTCTTTTGTACGCGCCTTTAACAAACTGGGCGATTCTGTCAGAAACGGCTTTTTTATTTATGACAAACAATTTAAAGGCAATACTCTGGTTGCAAAAAAAGATATCAATAAAGATGGCCGGCTTGAAACTATCTCTGCTGACCTGGCAAAAATTTCCATTTTTGATGCTAATAATATTTTACTTGATTCTTTTTATCCTTATGGCCAAGCTTATAACAAGGGCCTGAATTTTGCCATTACAGATTTTGAGAATGACGGCTTTTTTGAAATAGTCACTGGCACAATGCGCGGTTATGCTCCGCTGGTGAAAGTTTTTAATTATAAAGGCGAAGCTCAAGGTGAAGGTTTTTATGCTTACGCCAAAACTTATTTAGGCGGCGTTAATGTAGCAGCCGGAGATACTAATGGCAATGGCCAAAAAGAAATTGTTACCGGCGCTGGCTATATGGGCGGACCGCAGGTCAGAATTTTTGATAAAAACGGCAAAATACTGTCTGGCGGTTTTTTTGCTTATAGCAAAGATTTTCGCGGCGGAGTTAATGTTGCCTGCGGTGATATTGATGGCAATGGCATTGATGAAATTGTTACTGGCGCTGGTTATGGCGGGAGTTCTCATGTTCGTTATTTTAACAGTAAATTCCAGCCGCTAAGCCCTGGTTTTTGGGCTTTTGGCAAGAATTCTAAAACTGGAGTGCGTGTTTTTCTTAATGATTTAGATGGTGATGGCAAGCAGGAAATTCTAGCCGCTTCACCTGATACTTTTACCACAGCTATTAAATAA